Proteins encoded by one window of Arabidopsis thaliana chromosome 2, partial sequence:
- a CDS encoding Aconitase/3-isopropylmalate dehydratase protein (Aconitase/3-isopropylmalate dehydratase protein; FUNCTIONS IN: hydro-lyase activity, 3-isopropylmalate dehydratase activity; INVOLVED IN: response to salt stress, metabolic process; LOCATED IN: chloroplast, chloroplast stroma; EXPRESSED IN: 24 plant structures; EXPRESSED DURING: 14 growth stages; CONTAINS InterPro DOMAIN/s: 3-isopropylmalate dehydratase, small subunit-like (InterPro:IPR012305), Aconitase A/isopropylmalate dehydratase small subunit, swivel (InterPro:IPR000573), Aconitase/3-isopropylmalate dehydratase, swivel (InterPro:IPR015928), Aconitase-like core (InterPro:IPR015937); BEST Arabidopsis thaliana protein match is: isopropylmalate isomerase 1 (TAIR:AT3G58990.1); Has 8413 Blast hits to 8412 proteins in 2279 species: Archae - 351; Bacteria - 5415; Metazoa - 18; Fungi - 351; Plants - 71; Viruses - 0; Other Eukaryotes - 2207 (source: NCBI BLink).), translating to MAASLQSANPTLSRTLASPNKPSSFATFRSPFLRFNSTSVASNFKPLVSREASSSFVTRSAAEPQERKTFHGLCYVVGDNIDTDQIIPAEFLTLVPSNPEEYEKLGSYALVGLPASYKERFVQPGEMKTKYSIIIGGENFGCGSSREHAPVCLGAAGAKAVVAQSYARIFFRNSVATGEVYPLDSEVRVCDECTTGDVATVELREGDSILINHTTGKEYKLKPIGDAGPVIDAGGIFAYARKAGMIPSAAA from the coding sequence atggCGGCTTCTCTGCAATCAGCAAACCCTACATTGTCACGAACCCTAGCTTCTCCGAACAAACCTTCCTCCTTCGCCACCTTCCGATCTCCATTTCTCAGATTCAATTCAACATCCGTCGCTTCCAATTTCAAACCCCTAGTTTCTCGAGAAGCATCCTCATCGTTCGTCACTCGCTCCGCCGCCGAgccacaagaaagaaaaaccttCCATGGACTGTGCTATGTCGTCGGCGACAACATCGACACTGACCAAATCATTCCCGCGGAGTTTCTCACTCTCGTCCCTTCGAATCCAGAGGAATACGAGAAACTCGGTTCTTACGCTTTAGTTGGTCTTCCAGCTTCTTACAAGGAACGATTCGTTCAGCCAGGTGAGATGAAGACGAAGTACTCAATCATCATTGGCGGTGAAAACTTTGGATGTGGATCGTCACGTGAACATGCTCCGGTTTGTTTAGGAGCAGCGGGAGCTAAAGCAGTGGTGGCTCAGTCTTATGCTAGAATCTTTTTCAGGAACTCTGTTGCTACTGGTGAGGTTTATCCTTTGGATTCTGAAGTTAGGGTTTGTGATGAGTGTACAACTGGTGATGTTGCGACTGTTGAGTTGAGGGAAGGAGATAGTATTTTGATCAATCATACGACTGGGAAAGAGTACAAGCTTAAGCCGATTGGTGATGCTGGACCAGTGATTGATGCTGGTGGTATATTTGCTTATGCTAGGAAAGCTGGAATGATTCCATCTGCTGCTGCTTGA
- the IPMI2 gene encoding isopropylmalate isomerase 2 (isopropylmalate isomerase 2 (IPMI2); FUNCTIONS IN: hydro-lyase activity, 3-isopropylmalate dehydratase activity; INVOLVED IN: leucine biosynthetic process, metabolic process; LOCATED IN: plastid; EXPRESSED IN: 20 plant structures; EXPRESSED DURING: 10 growth stages; CONTAINS InterPro DOMAIN/s: 3-isopropylmalate dehydratase, small subunit-like (InterPro:IPR012305), Aconitase A/isopropylmalate dehydratase small subunit, swivel (InterPro:IPR000573), Aconitase/3-isopropylmalate dehydratase, swivel (InterPro:IPR015928), Aconitase-like core (InterPro:IPR015937); BEST Arabidopsis thaliana protein match is: Aconitase/3-isopropylmalate dehydratase protein (TAIR:AT2G43090.1); Has 8735 Blast hits to 8734 proteins in 2248 species: Archae - 359; Bacteria - 5628; Metazoa - 12; Fungi - 337; Plants - 71; Viruses - 0; Other Eukaryotes - 2328 (source: NCBI BLink).), which yields MAYSLPTFPQALPCSSTKTSSSLATFRSPFLRFNGSTSLIPSSISITSRGTSSPTIIPRAAASESDSNEALANTTFHGLCYVLKDNIDTDQIIPAGAACTFPSNQQERDEIAAHALSGLPDFHKTRFIEPGENRSKYSIIIGGENFGCGSSREHAPVCLGAAGAKAIVAESYARIFFRNSVATGEVFPLESEVRVCEECKTGDTVTIELSDSGGLLTNHTTGKNYKLKSIGDAGPVIDAGGIFAYARMMGMIPSLA from the coding sequence atGGCGTATTCTCTTCCTACATTTCCCCAAGCCTTACCTTGCTCGTCAACCAAAACTTCTTCCTCCTTGGCTACCTTCCGATCTCCTTTCTTAAGATTCAATGGTTCCACTTCCTTAATCCCCTCCTCTATCTCCATCACTTCACGTGGCACATCCTCCCCGACCATCATCCCACGTGCTGCCGCCTCAGAATCCGACTCTAACGAAGCCCTAGCCAACACAACCTTCCACGGCCTCTGCTATGTCTTGAAAGACAACATAGACACCGACCAGATCATCCCAGCAGGAGCCGCTTGCACCTTCCCATCGAACCAGCAAGAGCGTGATGAGATCGCCGCTCACGCTCTCTCTGGTCTACCAGACTTCCACAAAACACGGTTCATTGAGCCAGGAGAGAACAGATCAAAGTACTCAATCATAATCGGCGGCGAAAACTTTGGTTGCGGATCGTCACGTGAACATGCTCCGGTCTGTCTTGGAGCAGCTGGAGCTAAAGCCATAGTTGCTGAGTCTTACGCAAGAATCTTTTTCCGTAACTCGGTTGCTACAGGAGAGGTGTTTCCGCTCGAGTCAGAGGTTAGAGTCTGTGAGGAGTGTAAGACAGGAGATACGGTGACGATCGAGCTGAGTGATAGTGGTGGTTTATTGACTAATCACACGACCGGTAAAAACTATAAGCTGAAGTCGATCGGTGATGCTGGACCGGTTATTGATGCTGGTGGTATTTTTGCTTATGCGAGGATGATGGGAATGATTCCATCATTAGCTTAA
- a CDS encoding U3 containing 90S pre-ribosomal complex subunit (unknown protein; Has 212 Blast hits to 211 proteins in 96 species: Archae - 0; Bacteria - 6; Metazoa - 62; Fungi - 91; Plants - 31; Viruses - 0; Other Eukaryotes - 22 (source: NCBI BLink).) yields MATTELKPSAVKNPKRNRRPSHGPKKDLKKKKTKITKKTKKSKAPTFDKTIEKSRSNDQKTDNDEDEQLYSEPVSASEQLNYFLNHLDSAIGIKVSSLELEPIKDTCIVELSQGLDQDVSNLGEHIKLSCGSSWRETLCEGESLERKVEPGNPSVLVISSSALRSLELLRGLHSLTKQCPAVKLFSKHLKVEEQVSLLKKRVNIGSGTPNRIKKLVDIEALGLSRLDMIVIDMHPDVKGFSLFTLPQVRDEFWDLYKNCFHQRVLEGRLRICMYGPKPSPNLKKKNKK; encoded by the exons ATGGCAACTACAGAGCTAAAACCCTCCGCCgttaaaaaccctaaaagaaatCGAAGACCATCACATGGTCCgaagaaagatttgaagaagaagaagactaagaTTACTAAGAAGACTAAGAAGTCGAAAGCTCCCACCTTTGATAAGACCATTGAGAAGAGTAGAAGTAACGACCAGAAAACCGACAACGACGAAGACGAGCAACTGTATTCGGAACCGGTATCGGCCTCTGAGCAGCTCAACTACTTTTTGAATCATCTTGACTCCGCCATTGGTATCAAGGTTTCTTCTTTAGAGCTTGAACCCATTAAAG ATACGTGTATAGTTGAGTTATCTCAAGGGTTGGATCAAGATGTAAGCAACTTGGGAGAACATATAAAGCTTTCTTGTGGGTCTTCATGGAGAGAGACTCTTTGTGAAGGAGAGTCACTTGAAAGGAAAGTTGAACCGGGAAACCCATCTGTTCTTGTTATTAGTTCCTCTGCTCTGAGATCTTTGGAACTTCTAAG GGGTTTGCATTCATTGACTAAGCAATGTCCAGCAGTGAAGTTGTTCTCAAAGCATTTGAAGGTTGAGGAACAG GTATCTCTGTTGAAGAAACGGGTTAATATTGGGAGTGGCACACCAAACAG GATCAAAAAGCTAGTCGACATAGAAGCTTTAGGGCTTTCGCGTTTAGATATGATTGTGATCGACATGCACCCAGATGTCAAGGGATTTTCCTTATTCACATTGCCTCAAGTCAG AGATgagttttgggatttgtataAAAACTGCTTCCACCAGAGAGTCCTAGAAGGAAGACTTCGTATCTGCATGTATGGTCCAAAGCCTTCTCCAAacctaaagaagaagaacaagaaataa
- a CDS encoding U3 containing 90S pre-ribosomal complex subunit, translating to MATTELKPSAVKNPKRNRRPSHGPKKDLKKKKTKITKKTKKSKAPTFDKTIEKSRSNDQKTDNDEDEQLYSEPVSASEQLNYFLNHLDSAIGIKVSSLELEPIKDTCIVELSQGLDQDVSNLGEHIKLSCGSSWRETLCEGESLERKVEPGNPSVLVISSSALRSLELLRGLHSLTKQCPAVKLFSKHLKVEEQSLGNDDKYIDISEAYAMLNELFARQSDSSSCFCFLICI from the exons ATGGCAACTACAGAGCTAAAACCCTCCGCCgttaaaaaccctaaaagaaatCGAAGACCATCACATGGTCCgaagaaagatttgaagaagaagaagactaagaTTACTAAGAAGACTAAGAAGTCGAAAGCTCCCACCTTTGATAAGACCATTGAGAAGAGTAGAAGTAACGACCAGAAAACCGACAACGACGAAGACGAGCAACTGTATTCGGAACCGGTATCGGCCTCTGAGCAGCTCAACTACTTTTTGAATCATCTTGACTCCGCCATTGGTATCAAGGTTTCTTCTTTAGAGCTTGAACCCATTAAAG ATACGTGTATAGTTGAGTTATCTCAAGGGTTGGATCAAGATGTAAGCAACTTGGGAGAACATATAAAGCTTTCTTGTGGGTCTTCATGGAGAGAGACTCTTTGTGAAGGAGAGTCACTTGAAAGGAAAGTTGAACCGGGAAACCCATCTGTTCTTGTTATTAGTTCCTCTGCTCTGAGATCTTTGGAACTTCTAAG GGGTTTGCATTCATTGACTAAGCAATGTCCAGCAGTGAAGTTGTTCTCAAAGCATTTGAAGGTTGAGGAACAG AGTCTGGGAAATGATGATAAGTATATCGATATTTCAGAGGCGTATGCAATGCTGAACGAACTATTTGCACGTCAGTCTGATTCCAgctcttgtttttgtttcttaatttgcATATAA
- a CDS encoding RmlC-like cupins superfamily protein produces MAHNQFKDSLDPLSSINRHTESQHQNTSKIRLLPRKATKKKKREEKTTLKYMRAAINRANSLGGLFSFRFIRNIKSMSSSTSQDFVSRPVIKKVFAKLQKEGDGAVVRRGISRSEQKLLDPFLMLDEFSVSPPAGFPDHPHRGFETVTYVLEGGITHQDFKGHKGTIYAGDVQWMTAGRGIIHSEMPEEEVNKGLQLWINLSSNEKMIEPNYQELSHSDIPKAEQNGVEVKVIAGESMGIQSPVYTRTPTMFLDFTLQPGAQIHQNVPESWNAFAYILESGEGGGVFSSSNSSPIPAHSVVVFGPGNDGVSVWNKSSSKQLRFVLIAGEPIGEPVVQYGPFVMNTQAEIDMTIEDYHYGKNGFEMAKYWRSQ; encoded by the exons ATGGCCCACAACCAATTCAAAGACAGTCTTGATCCTCTCTCTTCTATAAATAGACACACAGAATCACAACACCAAAACACATCCAAAATTCGTTTATTACCGagaaaagcaacaaaaaaaaaaaagagagaagagaagacgaCTTTAAAGTATATGAGAGCTGCAATAAACAGAGCAAATTCACTTGGaggtttgttttcatttagGTTTATCAGAAACATCAAATCaatgtcttcttctacttccCAAGATTTCGTATCAAGACCTGTTATCAAGAAAGTCTTCGCTAAGCTTCAGAAAGAAGGCGATGGAGCCGTCGTTAGACGTGGCATTTCCAG GAGTGAGCAGAAGTTGTTAGATCCTTTCTTGATGCTAGATGAATTCTCCG TTTCGCCTCCAGCTGGCTTCCCTGATCATCCTCACAGAG GGTTTGAAACTGTTACATACGTACTAGAG GGAGGAATCACTCACCAAGACTTCAAAGGTCACAAGGGTACAATATATGCTGGTGATGTTCAG TGGATGACTGCAGGAAGAGGAATCATTCATTCTGAAATGcctgaagaagaagtcaaCAAAGGTTTACAACTTTGGATCAATCTTTCCTCCAACGAGAAAAT GATAGAACCAAACTACCAAGAACTGTCGCATTCAGACATACCAAAAGCAGAACAAAACGGTGTTGAAGTCAAAGTCATTGCAGGAGAATCAATGGGAATTCAATCACCTGTTTACACAAGAACACCTACTATGTTCCTCGATTTCACTCTCCAACCAGGAGCTCAAATCCACCAGAATGTTCCAGAATCTTGGAACGCATTTGCTTACATTCTAGAGAGCGGTGAAGGCGGCGGCGTTTTCAGTTCCTCGAACTCTTCGCCTATTCCAGCACACAGTGTTGTGGTGTTCGGACCAGGGAATGATGGTGTTAGCGTGTGGAACAAGTCATCTTCAAAGCAATTGAGGTTTGTGTTGATTGCTGGAGAACCGATTGGTGAACCGGTGGTTCAATACGGTCCGTTCGTGATGAATACTCAAGCTGAGATTGATATGACCATTGAAGATTATCACTATGGTAAGAATGGCTTCGAAATGGCCAAGTATTGGAGGTCACAATGA
- a CDS encoding RmlC-like cupins superfamily protein (RmlC-like cupins superfamily protein; FUNCTIONS IN: calmodulin binding; INVOLVED IN: biological_process unknown; LOCATED IN: plasma membrane; EXPRESSED IN: stem, flower; CONTAINS InterPro DOMAIN/s: Pirin, C-terminal (InterPro:IPR008778), Pirin (InterPro:IPR012093), Cupin, RmlC-type (InterPro:IPR011051), Pirin, N-terminal (InterPro:IPR003829); BEST Arabidopsis thaliana protein match is: pirin (TAIR:AT3G59220.1); Has 7357 Blast hits to 7357 proteins in 1454 species: Archae - 66; Bacteria - 4603; Metazoa - 71; Fungi - 219; Plants - 125; Viruses - 0; Other Eukaryotes - 2273 (source: NCBI BLink).), producing MRAAINRANSLGGLFSFRFIRNIKSMSSSTSQDFVSRPVIKKVFAKLQKEGDGAVVRRGISRSEQKLLDPFLMLDEFSVSPPAGFPDHPHRGFETVTYVLEGGITHQDFKGHKGTIYAGDVQWMTAGRGIIHSEMPEEEVNKGLQLWINLSSNEKMIEPNYQELSHSDIPKAEQNGVEVKVIAGESMGIQSPVYTRTPTMFLDFTLQPGAQIHQNVPESWNAFAYILESGEGGGVFSSSNSSPIPAHSVVVFGPGNDGVSVWNKSSSKQLRFVLIAGEPIGEPVVQYGPFVMNTQAEIDMTIEDYHYGKNGFEMAKYWRSQ from the exons ATGAGAGCTGCAATAAACAGAGCAAATTCACTTGGaggtttgttttcatttagGTTTATCAGAAACATCAAATCaatgtcttcttctacttccCAAGATTTCGTATCAAGACCTGTTATCAAGAAAGTCTTCGCTAAGCTTCAGAAAGAAGGCGATGGAGCCGTCGTTAGACGTGGCATTTCCAG GAGTGAGCAGAAGTTGTTAGATCCTTTCTTGATGCTAGATGAATTCTCCG TTTCGCCTCCAGCTGGCTTCCCTGATCATCCTCACAGAG GGTTTGAAACTGTTACATACGTACTAGAG GGAGGAATCACTCACCAAGACTTCAAAGGTCACAAGGGTACAATATATGCTGGTGATGTTCAG TGGATGACTGCAGGAAGAGGAATCATTCATTCTGAAATGcctgaagaagaagtcaaCAAAGGTTTACAACTTTGGATCAATCTTTCCTCCAACGAGAAAAT GATAGAACCAAACTACCAAGAACTGTCGCATTCAGACATACCAAAAGCAGAACAAAACGGTGTTGAAGTCAAAGTCATTGCAGGAGAATCAATGGGAATTCAATCACCTGTTTACACAAGAACACCTACTATGTTCCTCGATTTCACTCTCCAACCAGGAGCTCAAATCCACCAGAATGTTCCAGAATCTTGGAACGCATTTGCTTACATTCTAGAGAGCGGTGAAGGCGGCGGCGTTTTCAGTTCCTCGAACTCTTCGCCTATTCCAGCACACAGTGTTGTGGTGTTCGGACCAGGGAATGATGGTGTTAGCGTGTGGAACAAGTCATCTTCAAAGCAATTGAGGTTTGTGTTGATTGCTGGAGAACCGATTGGTGAACCGGTGGTTCAATACGGTCCGTTCGTGATGAATACTCAAGCTGAGATTGATATGACCATTGAAGATTATCACTATGGTAAGAATGGCTTCGAAATGGCCAAGTATTGGAGGTCACAATGA